In a genomic window of Helianthus annuus cultivar XRQ/B chromosome 10, HanXRQr2.0-SUNRISE, whole genome shotgun sequence:
- the LOC110881572 gene encoding uncharacterized protein LOC110881572, translating into MEELDLQLNMALLVRRAKKFLLKTGKKFIGGQTKTRMGVDMSKVKCYNCGIYGHFARDCRKPKMERSDRDNNSRGNNSRPQNNASNAASNSSARSNISGAIVSQAFIAEIVNEEVYEEVVEETSIEELAVVAEVIGEELDSGNIEKFRDSSEVMNFCISSQRLKESAEEMFGIGYTKVPPPVNHNYTSMPSIDPELANFVPMTPLTVEPQSESESEPDEVTDSDQSKKSGISKKNESKPKSRGKTKKTLKNIPKTEFVKGEDFVKEEVKIKTGSNSQFVNQVLKNSNNGSSSSTDHEERPKNAAKIRKCYKCRGKGHLAADCPDDRGKSLVDPAQRRPFVDKPQNESVNVEKINGSRGETRCY; encoded by the exons atggaagaacttgatctacagCTCAATATGGCACTGTTAGTCCGTAGAGCGAAGAAGTTTCTGCTGAAGACGGGTAAgaagttcataggaggtcagacaaagactcgaatgggGGTCGACATGTCTAAGGTAAAGTGTTACAACTGTGGGatctacgggcatttcgcacgtgattgtcgaaagccgaaGATGGAAAGATCTGACAGAGACAACAACTCCCGAGGAAACAATTCAAGACCTCAAAACAATGCATCAAATGCTGCCTCCAACTCAAGTGCTCGTTCAA ACATCTCAGGGGCAATTGTGTCACAGGCATTTATAGCAGAAATTGTGAATGAAGAGGTGTATGAAGAGGTTGTAGAAGAGACTAGCATTGAGGAGCTTGCAGTTGTAGCTGAGGTTATTGGGGAAGAATTGGATTCGGGGAAT ATTGAAAAGTTTAGGGATTCATCTGAAGTGATGAACTTCTGTATTAGcagccaacgtctcaaagaatctgCGGAAGAAATGTTTGGCATTGGTTATACCAAGGTGCCTCCTCCGGTAAACCATAACTATACATCGATGCCAAGCATCGATCCTGAATTGGCAAACTTTGTGCCAATGACCCCTCTGACAGTTGAACCAcaaagtgagtcagaatctgaACCAGATGAAGTCACTGACTCAGATCAGTCGAAGAAGAGTGgaatttcaaagaaaaatgag TCAAAACCTAAGTCACGTGGGAAAACTAAAAAGACTTTGAAAAATATCCctaaaactgagtttgttaaaggggaggATTTTGTCAAAGAAGAAGTAAAAATCAAAACAGGTTCCAACTCTCAGTTTGTGAACCAAGTTTTGAAAAATTCCAACAACGGCTCATCATCTTCGACCGATCATGAGGAACGTCCGAAGAACGCTGCGAAAATTCGCAAATGCTAcaagtgtcgtgggaaaggacacttagcagcagactgtccagatgacagggGTAAATCACTTGTTGATCCTGCTCAAAGGAGACCTTTTGTTGACAAACCACAAAATGAATCAGTTAATGTTGAAAAGATAAATG gatcaagAGGAGAAACCCGCTGTTATTAA